From one Budorcas taxicolor isolate Tak-1 chromosome 21, Takin1.1, whole genome shotgun sequence genomic stretch:
- the SLC25A29 gene encoding mitochondrial basic amino acids transporter isoform X1, with translation MALDFLAGCAGGVAGVLVGHPFDTVKVRLQVQSMEKPQYRGTLHCFQAIIRQESVLGLYRGLGSPLLGLTFINALVFGMQGNTLRALGRDSPLNQFLAGAAAGAIQCVICCPMELAKTRLQLQEAGPARTYRGPLDCLAQIYRQEGLRGVNRGMASTLLRETPSFGVYFLTYDVLTRALGCEPGDRLLVPKLLLAGGTSGIASWLSTYPVDVIKSRLQADGLQGTPRYRGIVDCVQQSYRDEGWRVFTRGLASTLLRAFPVNAATFATVTVVLSYARGEEARLEGDAGSATLAQPSSL, from the exons ATGGCGCTCGACTTTCTGGCTGGATGCGCTGGGG GTGTGGCAGGCGTGCTGGTGGGACACCCGTTTGACACGGTCAAG GTGCGGCTTCAGGTCCAGAGTATGGAGAAGCCCCAGTACCGAGGGACCTTGCACTGCTTCCAGGCCATCATCAGGCAGGAGAGC GTGCTGGGCCTGTACCGAGGCCTGGGGTCGCCGCTCCTGGGGCTGACCTTCATCAACGCGCTGGTATTCGGCATGCAGGGCAACACCCTGCGGGCGCTGGGCCGGGACTCGCCACTGAACCAGTTCCTGGCAGGCGCGGCGGCCGGGGCCATCCAGTGCGTCATCTGCTGCCCCATGGAGCTGGCCAAGACGCGGCTGCAGCTGCAGGAGGCGGGCCCGGCGCGCACCTACCGCGGGCCCCTGGACTGCCTGGCGCAGATCTACCGGCAGGAGGGCCTGCGCGGCGTCAACCGGGGCATGGCGTCCACGCTGCTGCGCGAGACCCCCAGCTTCGGCGTCTACTTCCTCACCTACGACGTGCTGACTCGCGCACTGGGCTGTGAGCCGGGCGACCGCCTGCTGGTGCCCAAGCTGCTGCTGGCGGGTGGCACGTCAGGCATCGCGTCCTGGCTCTCCACCTACCCCGTGGATGTGATCAAGTCGCGGCTGCAGGCCGACGGGCTGCAGGGCACGCCGCGCTACCGGGGCATCGTCGACTGCGTGCAGCAGAGCTACCGCGACGAAGGCTGGCGCGTGTTCACACGGGGGCTGGCCTCCACGCTGCTGCGCGCCTTCCCCGTCAACGCGGCCACCTTCGCCACCGTCACCGTGGTGCTCAGCTACGCACGCGGCGAGGAGGCCCGGCTTGAGGGCGATGCTGGGTCCGCCACCCTGGCCCAGCCCTCCAGCCTGTga
- the SLC25A29 gene encoding mitochondrial basic amino acids transporter isoform X2 encodes MSVSLIPESLVRLQVQSMEKPQYRGTLHCFQAIIRQESVLGLYRGLGSPLLGLTFINALVFGMQGNTLRALGRDSPLNQFLAGAAAGAIQCVICCPMELAKTRLQLQEAGPARTYRGPLDCLAQIYRQEGLRGVNRGMASTLLRETPSFGVYFLTYDVLTRALGCEPGDRLLVPKLLLAGGTSGIASWLSTYPVDVIKSRLQADGLQGTPRYRGIVDCVQQSYRDEGWRVFTRGLASTLLRAFPVNAATFATVTVVLSYARGEEARLEGDAGSATLAQPSSL; translated from the exons ATGAGCGTAAGCCTCATCCCGGAGAGCCTA GTGCGGCTTCAGGTCCAGAGTATGGAGAAGCCCCAGTACCGAGGGACCTTGCACTGCTTCCAGGCCATCATCAGGCAGGAGAGC GTGCTGGGCCTGTACCGAGGCCTGGGGTCGCCGCTCCTGGGGCTGACCTTCATCAACGCGCTGGTATTCGGCATGCAGGGCAACACCCTGCGGGCGCTGGGCCGGGACTCGCCACTGAACCAGTTCCTGGCAGGCGCGGCGGCCGGGGCCATCCAGTGCGTCATCTGCTGCCCCATGGAGCTGGCCAAGACGCGGCTGCAGCTGCAGGAGGCGGGCCCGGCGCGCACCTACCGCGGGCCCCTGGACTGCCTGGCGCAGATCTACCGGCAGGAGGGCCTGCGCGGCGTCAACCGGGGCATGGCGTCCACGCTGCTGCGCGAGACCCCCAGCTTCGGCGTCTACTTCCTCACCTACGACGTGCTGACTCGCGCACTGGGCTGTGAGCCGGGCGACCGCCTGCTGGTGCCCAAGCTGCTGCTGGCGGGTGGCACGTCAGGCATCGCGTCCTGGCTCTCCACCTACCCCGTGGATGTGATCAAGTCGCGGCTGCAGGCCGACGGGCTGCAGGGCACGCCGCGCTACCGGGGCATCGTCGACTGCGTGCAGCAGAGCTACCGCGACGAAGGCTGGCGCGTGTTCACACGGGGGCTGGCCTCCACGCTGCTGCGCGCCTTCCCCGTCAACGCGGCCACCTTCGCCACCGTCACCGTGGTGCTCAGCTACGCACGCGGCGAGGAGGCCCGGCTTGAGGGCGATGCTGGGTCCGCCACCCTGGCCCAGCCCTCCAGCCTGTga